The genome window GAATTTAGACCTGAAAGCTATAACTGGTCGGTGATTCAGGGTTTGTTGTCAAAGGGCGATCGGCGGTTGTCTCGGCTGTTGGAATTAGTGCGCCATTACGGCGATACTTTGGGCAGTTATCGGCGGGCTTTTAAGGAATTGCGGGGACAGTTGCCGGAGATGGATTTTTATGTTTTTCAAGAGTGGGAATTGGACCAGGTTTTGCCTTGGAGTCATTTAAAAGGGCCGCTACCGGAGGCGACTTTGAAGAAGCATTTGGCTGAGGCGATGAGTCATTTTAGGACGAAGGATTTGCAGTTTACTAGTTAAGAAATAGCGGACGCGAAAGTGCGTTAGCGAAGCCATCGAAGAGGATCGCATCTTTGCAAGTAAGTAGATTGAAAGCTAACTTAACAAGATAAAATAAGGAGCGACGTACTATAATACAATTATGCCAGAAGTTCAACCCAAGGAAATTCAGCGTTATGTCACCTCAGATGGCAGAGTACCTTTCGCTGAGTGGTTTGATTCCTTCAAAGATACAAACACTCAAGCCAAGATTCGATCTAGGCTAAATCGGGTTGTTACTGGTAATTTGGGAGACTATCGTTCAGTTGGAGAAGGAGTTTGCGAACTCAGAATAGAGTATGGCCCTGGTTTCCGAATCTATTTTGGGTAAGTTGGAACAACAATTGTGCTTCTCCTCTGCGGTGGAGATAAAAGCACTCAAAACCGAGATATCCTCCAAGCAAAAGAATACTGGACAGATTACAACAGGATTTAAAACAATGGCTAAAAGTATTCCAGATCATCCGTTTTTGATTGAATCTCTGAGAAAAAATCCGGCATTGTCAGCCGCCTATATAACGGCAACTATAGAGGAAATCGACCCGGAACCTGAATTGCTGAAACTTGCTCTGGGCGATGTAGCAGAAGCTTTGGGTCAACCGAAAATGACTCCTGAAGAATATGAATTGCACTTAAAAAAACTGGATGAATTGCTATCGCAGCAAGGAAGTGATGCGATTTATAATCTGGGAACTTGGCTGAATGCTTTGGGATTGAAACTAACTGTTGCTGTTTGTACTGATACAGAGGATAATACTGCAAATGCTGAAACGCGATCGGAAATAACTGTTTAACTTAATCTAGAAAATGCCTAATTTTCGATATTCATCCCTAATTAATGCCACCGTTGAAGCAGTCTGGAACTTTCACGAAAGACCGGACATTCTGCAACTTTTGACTCCGCCTTGGCAACCGGTGAAAATCATTCGCCGCGAAGGGGGACTCGATGTGGGTGCTGTATCAGAATTTCGCCTGTTATTGGGGCCGATTCCTGTAAAATGGGTGGCGACTCACACTGAGTGCGAACAATATCGCTTGTTTGTTGATGAACAAACGGAGGGGCCGATGGCAAGTTGGACTCACCGACACGAGTTTACCTCAGAAAATGGCAAGACTAGATTGACAGATGCGATCGCATTTTCGATTCCGGGCGGCCCGATTGTCGATTTGCTGTTAGGTTGGTGGGTGGAAATGCGGTTAACAGATATGTTTCGCTACCGCCACGAAGTCACAAAAAGAGAGTGCGAGAAAAATGCAAACAACGGCTGAATATTACTGTGCTTTCTGCGGCGAACCGAGTACAACGTTTGTTGATATCAGCGCCGGAATGGAGCAATCTTATATCGAAGATTGTCAGGTTTGCTGTCGCCCGAATGTTCTGTATGTCCGAATAGATGAAGATACCCTGGATATTGAAATAGATACTGACTATCAAGAATAAGCGACTATAAAAATGTATGAATTGCCTTTGATGCTGACTTGGTAGAATTCATAAATTTTGAAGCTGCTGCTTCTACGAAAGCCTGAAAAATTCGAGAGTTAAACGAACAGTTTGGCGACATTTCCGGGTGCCATTGAATTGCTATCATCCAAGGGTGAGAGCAGTGTTCCATTGCTTCTACCAAAGTGTCAGGTGCATTTGCTACTATTTGCCAATCGGATGTTACCTTCCGCACTGCTTGATGATGCCAGGAAACAACTGTTGTTGAAGTTTTTCCCATAATTTTTGCTAGCCGACTGTTGGGATCAATTTCAATGGTATGCTCGATCGCACGCGGGGGAATTCCCGATCCGTGATTAACCTCGTCTCCGTAAGCATCCGGTACGTGAATCACCAAACTGCCGCCGCTGGCTACGTTCAAAATTTGCATTCCCCGGCAAATCCCCAACACAGGTATGTCAGCCTTCAAAGCTAGCTTTGCTAAGTTTAATTCAAAATTGTCGCGTTCTGCATTAACCGAGTAAACTGTGCGATCGACATAACCGCCATAAAGTTCTGGGTTGATATCTCCGCCCCCGGAAAAAATCAAACCATCTACTGCATCCAAAATACTAGCCGGATCTAATTGATTGGGGGGCAGTAAAATCGGAATGCCACCAGCCGCCTGAATTGCATCAATATAAGTTCCATTTAAGCGATATTCGCCTGCTGGACAGCGGTTGTATGTTGTGATGCCAACAATAGGAAATTTTTTCATTTGCTAGAGACTGGGAGATAATTATGTACATTAATACTCAGATTTGGCACTATTTGTAATCAGTGTTTCATGGGCGGGCTAGAACCCCACTCCACAATAAAACTTACTTACTTATTGTGAAACAGGCATCTTGCCTGTTTCTTGTCTGATTACTTGTGATTGATTCCTACATTAAACTGAAACTTCTCTGCACTGCTGTCTAATTTGTAACAGTT of Oscillatoria nigro-viridis PCC 7112 contains these proteins:
- a CDS encoding helix-turn-helix domain-containing transcriptional regulator, which codes for MAKSIPDHPFLIESLRKNPALSAAYITATIEEIDPEPELLKLALGDVAEALGQPKMTPEEYELHLKKLDELLSQQGSDAIYNLGTWLNALGLKLTVAVCTDTEDNTANAETRSEITV
- a CDS encoding SRPBCC family protein, whose product is MPNFRYSSLINATVEAVWNFHERPDILQLLTPPWQPVKIIRREGGLDVGAVSEFRLLLGPIPVKWVATHTECEQYRLFVDEQTEGPMASWTHRHEFTSENGKTRLTDAIAFSIPGGPIVDLLLGWWVEMRLTDMFRYRHEVTKRECEKNANNG
- a CDS encoding CPXCG motif-containing cysteine-rich protein, whose translation is MQTTAEYYCAFCGEPSTTFVDISAGMEQSYIEDCQVCCRPNVLYVRIDEDTLDIEIDTDYQE
- a CDS encoding gamma-glutamyl-gamma-aminobutyrate hydrolase family protein — encoded protein: MKKFPIVGITTYNRCPAGEYRLNGTYIDAIQAAGGIPILLPPNQLDPASILDAVDGLIFSGGGDINPELYGGYVDRTVYSVNAERDNFELNLAKLALKADIPVLGICRGMQILNVASGGSLVIHVPDAYGDEVNHGSGIPPRAIEHTIEIDPNSRLAKIMGKTSTTVVSWHHQAVRKVTSDWQIVANAPDTLVEAMEHCSHPWMIAIQWHPEMSPNCSFNSRIFQAFVEAAASKFMNSTKSASKAIHTFL